The DNA sequence catgagaaacaagattctatggtctgatgaaactctttggcctgaatgccaaacgtcatgtctggaagaaacctggcaccatctctatagtgaagcatggtggtggcagcataatgctgtggggatgtttttcagtggcagggactggaatactagtcaggatcgaggcaaatatgatcagagcaaagtacagaggtccttgatgaaaacctgctccagagtgctcaggacctccgactggagcgaaggttcaatcttccaacaggacaacgacccgaagcacacagccaagacaacgcagaagtggcttcgggacaagtctctgaatgtccttgagtggcccagccagagcccggtctGGAACCCGATCTAACagctctgaagagacctgaaaatagctgtgcagcagcgctccccatacaacctggccgagcttgaggatctgcagaaaaggaATAGGAGAAACCCCCCAGATACAGGTGTGtcgagcttgtagcatcatacctaagaggaatcaaggctgtaatcattgccaaaggggCTGTGGCGgaagaatcagaattagttgggtaacatagataattaaGATGTCTTATCTGCATAATATGCTTATATGATATACTTGTTATTAGAATGTATCCCTTCGGACTCtggtgttggcagttgcacttcCTCCCTCAtttggggctcagtcacctgttCTCCTTCAATTCATTCTCTATTCCTACACTTTTGTATAATAACTGAATTGCTGTGTTTTTGGTATGTGGTGTGCAGGTTAGGTTCAAAGACTAATACTTACTCAAATGTCCAAAGTGCGTTTCGCCAGACGATCTCCTAAGTCTGCAGGGATAGAAATGGGGTTAATATGTACTGTATCAATGGGCATACAATGTTCCAGGGTATCTTCAAAGGTCTGTAAGTCTAATCCTGTTCATTACATTaaaaaagtagtccactataaaaGGAATATGGTACCATGTGAGATTTGTCCTAAGTGACTGTCactcaccctccactctgtagacCTCACACTCGGTCAACACCAGGTCGTTGCCATGCATCTCTGCAGCATTGACTTTGTAATGATTTCCTGGTATACAACTGACCTGTGCTTTATTGCCATTCAAAAACATTAAGACACCTACATTAAGACCATGCCTTCCATCTGTGAAACCATACTGGCCACCGGGGGTATCGTCaaacggggccacagtgtctcccgacccctcctgtctcagcctccagtatctatgctgcaatagtttatgtgtcgggggcctagggtcagtttgttatatctggagtatttctcctgtcttatccggtgtcctgtgtgaatttaagtatgcactCTCTAAGAGAGAAGGCATgtcctgggaccatgcctcaggactgcctccttgctgtccccagtccacctggtcgtgctgctgctccagtttcgactgttctgcctgcggctatggaaacctgacctgttcaccggacgtgctaccttgtcccagacctgctgtttttgactctctctctctctaccgcacctgctgtctctaactctgaatgctcgTCTTtgtaaagccaactgacattttctcctgaggtgctgaGCTATTGCACCttcaacaaccactgtgattattatttgaccctgctggtcatctgtgaacattgaaacatcttggccatgtactgttctAATCTCTACTTGgcgcagccagaagaggactggctccactctagatttcttcctagttgcctgcatttctagggagtttttccctagccaccgtgcttctacatctgccttgctttctgtttggggttttaggctgggtttctgtataacactgacatcggctgatgtaaaaaagggctttataaatacatttgattgattgattttgacAGCTGTAGTGGCTTTTCTCTCTGGTCAGTGAAGCTGTAGAGCAATGATAATAAGGCCTTTATCACCTGTCCAGTCTGGGCGTAGTCCTAACTGATGTAACCTCCGAAAACAAATCCAGCCTTGTTGTAGGCCACAAGTACGGTGGGTCCCTGGCGGTTGCTGAAGTCGATTATCCATGGAAGCTGCCTTTGGATAGAATGGAATCAAATAGAATGTAACATTTTATCATAGCCTTTTTTTTGTACTTTCAAATTGTTGTATTGATTTAttaacatttgttttttttattgtaaCAGCAAAGTAATTGAGGGTTTTTAATGATAACTCTTTGTAATAGCCTATACTAATGCTGAAACATCAATAAACTAAACaaaaaatagaatagaatggCACTTTATTACCTTTTAGTAAACCAatacagaaatataaacacaacatgtgaagtgttggtcccatatttcatgagctgaaataaaagatcccagaaatgttccatacgccaACCATTtttgggcacaaatttgtttacatccatgttattgagcatttttcctttgccaagataatccatccacctgacaggtgtggcatatcaagaagctgatcaaacagcatgatcattacacaattgcaccttgtgctggggacaataaaaggccactctcaaatgtgaagttttgtcacacaacacaatgccacagatgtctccaattttgagggagcttgcatttggcatgctgactgcaggaatgtccactagagctgttgccagagaatgtaatgctaatttctctaccattgGCCACCTCCACAACATCGCtttagagaacttggcagtacgtccaactggcctcacaaccgcagaccacatgtacagtatggcgttgtgtgggcgagcggttttctgatgtaaacgttgtgaacagagtgcttcATGGTGGATATGGGGTTGtggtatgggcaagcataagctacagacaacgaacagaATTGCactttatcgatggcaatttgaatgcacagagataccatgattagatcctgaggcccattgttgcaccatcacctcatgtttcagcatgataatgctggTGTTGGTctctcctttgctgctataatagtcTCCACTGTTCTGTGGAGGTTTTCCACTAGAATTTTGaactgctgcagggacttgcttcccccgttctgtgagcttgtgtggcctgccacttctcggctgagccgttgttgctcctaaacgtttccacttcacaataacagcacttacagttgaccggggcagctctagcagggcagaaattttatgaactgacttgtgAGAAAGGTGGaatcctgtgacggtgccacgttgaaagtcactgagctcttcagtaagaccattctactgccaatgtttgtctatggagattgcatggctgtgtgctcgattttatacacctgtcggcAACAGGTGTTGCTGGCATAGCTAAATCcgttaatttgaaggggtgtcaatGAATGAAAAtattaattaaattaattaacCATTTATTTTGTGTCAAATTGCCAGTTGGCAACCAATCTCTTATGGGATTGATTGACACAAACAAATATTACAATAACTCACTGTGATAATTCTTCTTCCGGTGTTCTCTGCAGTGTGCATCGCATAAAGAGATTTTTTAAAAGTACAAAATAATTTcccaaaaattatatatatatatacagaataGTAAATAAGGTCATCCAAACAGTAATTATATCCCAAGAGCAggaataaatatatacatacagtaccagtcaaaagtttactattttctacattgtaaattaatgagacatcaaaactatgaaataatacatatggaatcatgtagtaacccaaaaagtgtagattttagattcttcaaagtagctatgcttttccttgatgacagctttgcacactcttggcattctctcaaccgtcTTCACTTGGAATGATTtcccaaaagtcttgaaggagttcccacatacagtgccttgcgaaagtattcggcccccttgaactttgcgaccttttgccacatttcaggcttcaaacttaaagatataaaactgtattttttagtGAAGAATctacaacaagtgggacacaatcatgaagtggaacgacatttattggatatttcaaacttttttaacaaatcaaaaactgaaaaattgggcgtgcaaaattattcactctgcggtccaacttatcgCAAATCATCTCAATGTTCTTCTAgattcttccggcgccgacagagatggccgcctcgcttcgtgttcccaggaaactatgcagtattttgtttttttcacgtgttatttcttacattggtaccccaggtaatcttaggttttattacatacagtcgggaggaactactggatataagagcaacgtcaactcaccatcattacgatcaggaatatgactttctcGAAggggatcctgtgttttgcccacgagccaggacaatggatcggatcccagccggcgaaccaaaacatcgacgccgtaaaaggggcagacgaagcggtcttctggtcaggctccggagacgggcacatcgcgcaccacttcctagcatactactcgccaatgtccagtctcttgacaacaaggtagatgaaatccgagcaactgttgccttccagagagacatcagagactgtaacgttctttgctttacggaaacatggctcactcgagacacgctatctgagtcggtacagccacctggtttcttcacgcgtcagaaacaagcatctttctggtaagaagaggggcggggggctatgccttatgattaacgcgACGTGCTGTGATCATaacagcatacaggaactcaagtccttctgttcccctgacttagaattcctcacaatctaatgtcgaccgcattatctaccaagagaattctcttcgattataatctcagccgcatatattcccgcccaagcagacacatcgatggccctgaacaaactttgtattttttatttgactctatgtaaactggaaaccacatatactgaggctgcattcattgtagctggggattttaacaaggctaatctgaaaacaagactccctaaattctatcagcatatagATTGTGCTACCATGGATGGTAAAACCcgggatcattgttattctaacttccgcaacgcatataaggccctcccccgccctcctttcggaaaagctgaccacgactccattttgttggtccctgcctatagacagagactaaaactggaagctcccgcgctcagctCTGTTCAATgatggtccgaccaatctgattccatgcttcaagattgcttcgatcacgtggattgggatatgttccgcattgcgttaaacaacaacattgatgaatacgctgattcggggagcgagtttattagcaagtgcatcgacaatgtcgtacccacagcaactattaaaacattcccaaaccagtaaccttggattgatggcagcattttcGTGAAACttaaagcgcgaaccactgcttttaaccagggcagggtgaccggaaacatgacaggATACAAATactgtagctattccctccgcaaggcaatcaaacaagctaagcgtcagtatagagacaaagtagagtcgcaattcaacggctcagacatgagaggtaTGTGGTAGGgtttacagtcaatcacggactacaaaaagaaaaccaggcccgttgcggaccaggatgtcttgctcccagacagactaaacaacttctttgctcgctttgaggacaatacagtgcaactgacacggcccgctaccaaaacctgcggactctccttcactgcagccgacatgagtaaaacatttaaacgtgttaaccctcgcaaggttgcaggcccagacgggatccccagccgcatcctcagagcatgcgcagaccagcttgctggtgtgtttacagacatattcaatcaatccttatcccagtctgctgttcccacatgcttcaagagggaaccaattctcttcgattataaccacagccgcattgttccagttcccaagaaagctaaggtagctgagctaaacgactaccgccccgtagcactcacttccgtcatcatgaagtgctttgagagactagtcaaggaccatttgacctccaccctacctcacaccctagacccactccaatttgcttaccgccccaacaggtccacagacgacgcaatcgccaccacactgcacactgccctaacccatctagacaagaggaatacctatgtgagaatgctgtacagctcagcatttaacaccatagtaccctccaaactcgtcatcaagctcgagaccctgggtctcaaccccgccctgtgcaactgggtactggacttcctgacgggccggccccaggtggtgagggtaggtaacaacatctctaccccgctgatccttaacactggggccccacacggGTGTATTCTGAGCCCtatcctgttctccctgttcacccacgactgcgtgttcatgcacgcctccaactcaatcatcaagtttgcagataacactacagtggtaggcctgattaccaacaacgacgagatggcctacagggaggaggtaagggccctcggagtgtggtgtcaggaaaataacctcccactcaacgtcaacaaaacaaaggagattatcgtggacttcaggaaacagcagagggagcacccccctaatccacatcgatgggacagtagtggagagggtagtaagttttaagttcctcggcgtacacatcacagacacccacacagacaacgtggtgaagaaggcgcagcagcgcctcttcaacctcaggaggctgaagaaatttggcttgtcaccaaaaacactcacaatcgagagcatcctgtcgggctgtatcaccgcctggtacggcaactgctccgcccacaaccgtaaggctctccagagcgtagtgaggtctgtacaacgcatcaccggggacaaactacctgccctccaggacaactacaccacccgatgtcacaggaaggcgcaatccagatgggatggcgtatcactgcagaatgctgtggtagccatgctggttaagtgtgacttgaattctaaattcagtgtcaagaaaaagtatgtgaaccctctGGAATTACCTGGATGTCTGATAAATTTGacataaaatgtgatctgatcttcatttaagtcacaacaatagacaaactcagtgtgcttaaactaataacacacaaatgattgtatttttcttgtctatattgaatacatcatttaaacattcacagtgtagtttgggaaaggtatgtgaacccctaggctaatgtcttctccaaaagctaattggagtcaggagtcaactaacctatagtccaatcaatgagatgagattggagaatttggttagagctgccctgcctcataaaaaacactcacaaaatgtaaGGTTGCTATTCACAataagcattgcctgatgtgaaccattacttgaaacaaaagagatctcataagtcctaagattaagaattgttgccttGCATGAAGCTGggaagggttacaaaagtatctctaaaagtcagtccacggtaagacaaattgtctataaattgagaaatttcagcactgttgttactctccctaggagtggccgtcctacAAAGATGAcagcaagagcacagtgcagaatgctcaatgaggttattaagaagaatcctagagtgtcaggtaAAGActaacagaaatctctggaagatgctaACATCTCTTTTGGcgagtctacaatacgtaaaacactaaacaagaatggtgttcatgggaggacaccacggaagaagccactgctgtctcAAAAAAACATTGCCGcatgtctgaagttcgcaaaagagcaccgggatgttccacagcgctactggcaaaatattctgtggacagatgaaacttagtttgtgttgtttggaaggaacactcaacaccatgtgtggagaaaaaaaggcacagcacaccaacatcaaaacctcatcccaactgtaaaccatagtggagggagcatcatggtttgaggctgctttgctgcctcagggcctggacagcttgctatcatcgacggagaaatgaattcccaagttggtcaagacattttgcaggagaatgtaaggctatttgtccgccaattgaagctcaacagaagttcggtgacgcaacaggacaacaaccccataGAACTGCGAGGAGTAACAGCCTAACATACgttgctagctaccatgacaaagaccaaagccggtGGGAGTACCATTGAGGACAGTGCCAGTGATATCTCTCACGTAAAGGATCTTTTAAACGAACAAAAAGAGACCTataagcagttgttacaacaacaagaaaatagtttcaagtgttttgtccaaatattGTTGTAAATATTAGATTCGTTCCAATGATATTAACAGGCACTGATATCTGAAAAGCATCCTGTTCAGAcaaatagaacacacacacacacaagtagacATGCTCACACACAGCGGTCTTCATATCTGACTAATCTTTATTTTCTAGTGTTGACTACTTCAGGTTCAGCAGGGTTGCACTGGATCAATAGGTTcactttaaaggcccagtgcagtcaacattctgttttttctgtgttttatatcattttgtactaggggtgcaactttcactggggatggggAGGACATGTCCcgcccacattctgaaattgcgtTTTTGTCCCCCCCCAGTTTTagaattggaatgtgatacaaaatgaggtaacggtgtgctttaggaccgtgcggacgcctccgagcggtcggtaggctgtttggagtgtttgtcTGActggattaaaaaatatatattttattattattattattattatgtccccccacttctaaaaccaaagttgtgctCCTTGTATTGTACAACAACAGGTGATGAAACGAACACTCTAAAAGTGTGATTTTGTCaaatcagtgttatttcctgatagttgctggttgaaaatataaTCTACACAGGatcttctaatcagcaggtttgcatgggaCGGGGTTTCacctttccatggtgacatcacaatGCGGTAAATTGATGAATAgacaaagagttccaaacctctcagcCAATAAAAGCtggttttcagtttccccctccccacaaAAACCACTCCTAAGCAGAATTCTTGCTTGGAAATAgtattgtatgtgtgtgcgtgcatgcgtttgtgtgtgtgagatagggaGAGGTGAGTTGGTGAGATTAGCCTGTGATGTAGAGTCTCAGGCCTGCTCACTGTGTACACAGTTCTCCTGGACCAAATGAGCAAATGAGAGGTTAggcatacacacgcacacccaaGAGGAAATTGGATGCTGATTAAAGATTGGTCTCAACAGCCAGGGGCTGTGACCTGGGATTATTGGAAAGAGGTGAACAGAGGTGTTCTATCAGACAACGCCTCTCCATCACAACATCCTCTGGcgcgtgtatgtgcgtgcgtatgACCCTCTCCGGTCAGTGGTTACCTCTGTCGCTCCGCTCATGTCAGTGGTCATACATATTACAGTAGCTGTATGACGTCAGCAAACGCTATAAAATCAAGCCATAGACGCTATCACCCCGAATCATAGCCCACTTCACCGGCCCAGTGTTCACCAAGCCCCTGCTAACCACCTGCAGAGGCCCCGCTGTATCTCCATCCCTTCTGGTTGTTTCAGCACCATGGCCAGCATTCTACTGCTTTTCCTCGCCGCCTCCTGCTGCGCATGTCTCTGTCTCGCTGACGGCGACACCTCGTTGGAGTTTGAGACTCGCGCTCTAGAGTTCCCCCACAAATCACAAGAAGAGAAGGATCTGGTAAGTTTAAATTGTTTTATGTTTGTGAAGTTGTTtggtttgtcaatgtgttagttTAGTCGATTCATCCCTATCTTTGTAATTGTTTTCTAGCTACATCTATAGAAGTCTATCATTTTTGTTTTTCTCTGTCATGTAGATTGAAGCTTTGCAAGAAGTTCTGGAGAAACTGAAGAACAAACAGATGCCGTTATCAGAAAAGAAGCTCGGCTGGCTGCCGTCGGTAAGAATAGACCTGATCAACCATTTTAAAGTGGTTAAAGTCCTATTATCAACAGTTAAGTAGTTTGCCTGTCTGTATCATGCATTTTACTTATTCATTGAGTCTAGTCGTATATTGCGTTTCAAATGGTTAAAACGGGACTTTCGATAAAGGTTCTCAATTGACcgtgtttaaatatatatataatttaggcGTTGCTAGGATTAATCAGGTTCTGGGAAACCGGTGTAGATGTTTCAGAATCCCATAGTCTGGAGACAGATGCCTCCATCATCATAATTCAATTAATAAACAAACGGTTTGTTTCCAGTGTGACGCAGGCGAGCAGTGCGCTGTTCGCAAGGGTGCGCGTGTCGGAACGCTGTGCGGATGTCCGCGTGGGACGACCTGCAACTTCTATGTCCTCAAGTGTTtgtaagaagagaagaagagaaaatgATAAACAGTGTAGGTAGAAAagcagagagaaataggagagagagaacagaaggtgTTTCCTCATTCTGTGGATCACATTCAGATGTGGAACGTTCAGACAGAAATATTGTATGTTGAACAGACAtgtctctatctgacatgtaaaGTAAATAGGAATCATATCAGCTTTACTTTCAGTATGTTGCCCTCTCCTGTCCTGAACGTGACCCTGGTGTGTAATGGAGGGTTTGTTGTCTAACATAAAGGTGGTATCTCAAATACCAATATATTCCCTATAATGCTCTATTTTGGCCAGAGTCCTATTTGTCAGTCCTATGTTGCTtcggtcaaaagtattgcactttatagggaatagggtgtcatttaagaCACTACCCAACTTGTTCCCTTCATCTGTGCTCTCTGCTGTCTCGTCTATTTTGACTAAATACAAAGAAATTCAATGTGATTAATAAAGTCCTtgatttacagtttttttttgtaTCGCTTCAGTGCAATTTTAACAAGTAGGCTATGTGGTACCTTTTCActactcttagtacaaaactcgaAACAGATCACCAGAAAGGCAGTTGTTTCAAAActttaagcacatttt is a window from the Oncorhynchus tshawytscha isolate Ot180627B linkage group LG14, Otsh_v2.0, whole genome shotgun sequence genome containing:
- the LOC112266379 gene encoding cocaine- and amphetamine-regulated transcript protein-like — protein: MASILLLFLAASCCACLCLADGDTSLEFETRALEFPHKSQEEKDLIEALQEVLEKLKNKQMPLSEKKLGWLPSCDAGEQCAVRKGARVGTLCGCPRGTTCNFYVLKCL